One Magnolia sinica isolate HGM2019 chromosome 2, MsV1, whole genome shotgun sequence genomic window, AAGTTTGTGTGCCAAGGAATGTTGTCTTCTTAGAAAATGTTCTATTTCATGCTCCACTCTCTCCCCCACTCTGACTGTTGCTCCTAATGTCTCTAGAGATTTAACCTCGTTTCCTGATTTCCACCTTTTGTCAGTTTGCCTACTGCTTCTTTGCAGGTACATcaacatcaagagagagaggtgCCAACCCCTACTCATGCTACTCAACCTGTTGTTGATCCATCCATTCAAGAGGTATGTTGATCTACTCGTACATCCAACCCTCCCAATCATCTCATCTGCTCCATGTTTACTGGTCTCGAGTTTGTCTCTGTTCTTACCTCTTATTCTCAGGCCGTTGCATATCAATGTTGGAGGGATGCAATGACAAACGAGTTGCAAGCTTTAGCAAATAACCATACATGGGACCTTATTCTACGTCCACATGGTTAACGGATGATTGGTAGTAAGTGGGTGTATTCTATCAAGATAAAGTCAGACAGATCCCTTGATCAATATAAGGCTCATCTTGCAGCCTAAGGCTACAAGTAGGAGTATGGCATTGACCATGAAGAAACATTTGCACTGGTGGCCAATATGAAAAATGTTCAGACATTTATTACTATTGCTGCTACTCGTGATTGGCCCATTCAACAAATGAATGTAAATAATGCATTTCTTCATGGGGATTTACAAGAAACTGTGTACATGGCTCAGCCTCCTGGTTCCAACACTAGTAAGAAAATTTTGGTATGTCGACTTTGTAAAGCGCTATATGGGCTCAAAtaagcaccttttttttttttcctcaaacaaGCACCTCGTGCCTGGTTTCAACGGATCTGCTAAGTTGTAGTTGGTACTTGGTCCAGACAGTGATCATGATCCTTCATTATTCACGCAGTCTTCCTCTCATGGTATTGTGGTTTTACTTGTTTATGTTAACAAATTGCTCCTAACTAGCAGTGACACAACCAGAATCACAGAACTTCTGCAGGTTCTTCAATCATCCTTTCACATGAAGGATTTGGGTCAACTTACATACTTGGATTAGAAGTTTCTCAAACCGATCATGGTATTCTTATCAGACAACGAAAATATACCCAAGAACTCATCCATCTTGCCCACCTTTTCTATCAAAGGGCAATTGAGAGTAAGATGAAATTAAATATTcaatatggtaaaaaaaaaatggtgatccTTTGGAAGAGCATACCCTATTCTGTCACCTGGTTGCCAGTCATGTTCATCTAGTGATGACCAAGCCTGATATCGCCTATGTCCATATTGTTAGTTAGTTTGCTGTCGACCCACATACCTTGCACATGATTGTTGTCTTGAGGATTATCCAATACTTGATAGGCACGATTATTGTTCTTCTCATCTACATTTTCCATTGCATTTGTTGCCTATGTTGATGTTGATTGGGTGTTGTATGTTTCTTGGCACTTCCCTTGTATCTTAAAAGTGTAAAAAGCAGCCAACAGTCTCCAAGACCAGTGCAGAGGCTAAGTATCGAGCTATATCTTCTACCTACAGCGAGATCATTTGGCTAAGAGGCCTTCTTTTGGATTTCGAGATTCGTATTACTAACCAGACTATGCTTCATGTAGATAACACCAACACCATCCAGATTGCTTCTAATCTTGTCTTTCATTTGAGAGAAGTTTCAATCTAAGATTATTATATCCCTTCCCCACATGGTGTCTCAGGATCAAATTGTGGATGTTCTTACAAAAACTATGACAACTGCCTGACACTCTTTCGTTGTTTGCAAACTATTGTTGCTTAACCCTCCACATCAGTTTGCCAGGGGGTAGGATGATAGTTGTAGACAGCTGTAATATTTCATGTTTGGTAATAGTTAAACTCTTTCCATATAtagaatatatgtgtgtgtgtgtgtgtgtgtgtgtgtgtgtgatattaaTTACCTTGGGTATGTTGTTGTATCCTTATAAAAAGACCTATTGGGGCAATGCAATACATACAAGAAATCATAGAGGAATTCTCCAAAATTGTTTTGCAATATCACAAATAAAACTCTAGAGACACATCTTCATTTCTTCTACCCCACTTGAAttttatgggcaacatccttctcaatctctccaatTTCATGAAGAATCGATCCAAGATACCAAAAGTGGTCATTctgagaaacttcttggtcagcaatcttaactaattcctcattcccactactattgttactaaaattgcactccacatACTAATTTTTAGTCCAACTAAAGCACCTCTTAATAAATACAGCTTTGTTTTCACACCCTCCCTCGTCTTTTCAATCAAAACCAAGTCATCTACAAGCAACTGCACTatgggatctcttcttgcaaTTGCCTTgttaactcgtccataaccaatgcaaaaaggtaCAGACTCAATGCTGACCCCAAGTGCAATCCTacaataattgggaactcacttgttcCCTGCATTTCTCCATCTTCAAAAGCATCTATAGGCTCCAACGTCACTTGAGTTTATGGTTCTACTCCTATGCGGCAACTCTGGAACACATGAAATATTAACCAGAGCTACTCCATCCAGTATTACTATTAGCCCTTGTGGCAATCTATTTGATTGTATCGAAAGGACCAATGAATTGAGATTTCCCTATTGGGATGACAACACGGCATAATATACAAAAAAGAAATAGAGGCATGATAGATAGAATACCTCTGGCCGAAGGATACGATCCATCTCCAAGAATAAATCATACATGGTGCACCTGCGCTGCTGACCAGTTTCAAGCGATAGCAGTCCCTCAGCATGCACCATATCATAAGTTCTAGGATATGTTGGAAAGGCTTCACACCTGGATAGAGAATAGCAACAATATTAAAATACCAGTGAGAACAAAGGAAGCATACCAATGAATATCAGTTTGCAACAATCTCCACAAAGTGAACACAAGAAAAGAAGCAGACATATTAGTTTCTctaaaaactgaaaaagaaaataacttTAATAGTGGGCAGAGACAGCTCAATTAGACATACATGTTTGTAGAATAAAGGATGATAACTACATCTTTAGAAGGAACGTCAAAGCAGCAAAGGTATCCAGCCAAAGATATGTGACTGAATGTCAACGCTATTCTTCATGCATTGTCCTATATATTTTATCTTGCTTGAAACTGATATAAGATAACCACCAACTAACAAACAAATAGAAAGGAAGTGTTACATACCAGTCGTGCAAAACACCGACAAATCCCCTATCGAGGATTAGGGGGAGGTAGTTAGGACCATTTGTGGGCACCACATTCATGACCCATACAGTTTTTCCAGCATCCAATAAGGCAGCATTTAAACCACCAAATCGAGCATTCATGTCTAATACATTTCTGAGCATGTTAAAAGGTGGGGAAGGATCTTCATCGCCAGGTCTCTTTGGGTGATCTGAGAATATCAGAGGTGAGAGAAGAGACCAATAATTGCGGATCACCGAGTCCCATTTAAGAGCATCCTCAGCAAAGTCATCTGAATGTACACCTGATGAAGCAACAAGATGTTAGTAGATATTACAGATGGTTATATGGGTACATATTTTCATCCTTGCTACTAGTGTTGACAGTGCCAACAAGAACAGGCCATAATGACACGAGCCTACACATAAGTTGAGATCTTAGTTTGTGGACTGTATAAATTACCATAGATATCGAGTTCACTCGAGTTCAATTTAGCCCGTGAAGGCCAGGTCGTTCGCCCTTCAATAGGAATCCATCGACCGCCTTGAGTTCCTCCTATGCAAAGTTCGAGAGGTCGGTAATATGGAGTTTCAACATCATGGCCCTTACTACAAATAGAAGGACCCACTCCAGACTTCCTGGAAACGCATAAAGATGTTATTAGAAATCAGGACAAATTATATTCATCACATATTTATACACATAACTTGACTGCTTTTACTTTCTAATAAATGATGTGGATATCAGGCCACCAAACATTAAATGACGGCATGCTTTGCCTCACCGAGAAGCATAGCAGTCTCTTTTGCTAGTCTTTTTCCAGATAACAGTTTCATCTTGTTGTGATAGCATACTCCAGCAGATATTTTCTGCAAAGTCTCGAATAAGTGCCCATTTCTTCTGACTTTCCACATCACGCAGTGACTTCGGAGTGTTTGCAAGTGGTGAAGTCCAAACAAAGTAACCACCAGGCTTCAGAACTCTATCAACTTCAAGCAAGAAGAGACCATCTGCTTCAATGTGATAAAATCAAGTCAACAAACTCAtatttccaaaacttctgttcACATGAAAGAGCCTAAGATACAGAGACAGGCACTATATCATACGATAATAAGTCATGTCCACACGGATCTTCAAACAATGGAACTCTGATACATCTCGCATAGCATCATATCCATAAAGAAACACTACTAGAAGTGCATCAACTATCCAATGCTGTATACTGATGATTAGCAGGCAGGATAATATTAAGAGATGATAACATAGCAATTACAGGTTCACAGAATCCCAAACTAGTTAAAATTGCATATTTGAATCGCATCAATATTGGGAAAGGAGGATAGGAAAACACTAAGAGCCGTACCATCTTACAACAGTCAAATGgatctatgagagagagagagagtgcatgtgtaCATGCAACGCAAGCACGCATGTACACACAGACActacctgtgtgtgtgtgtgtgtgtgtgtgtgtgtgtgtgtgtgtgtgtgagagagagagagagagagagagagagaacatgtaCGTGTGCATAGTGACACACATGGTAACTTGCCTGCATCAACCAGAAGATCCACCATGCATTTCTTGGGCTACCAATTAAAAAATCACACAAACATATTAGCTAATCCACTCATAAGTTGGCCTTTTTTACAGCCTCACTTTTCAAGCCATGGATTGAATCATGGAATGGTTACAATTGTCAGACAAAAGTGATTCTTCAGAAACATAAATATCCTTGATGAGCCCCAACAAATATGTAGCTCAAATTGATAATTGCACATTTTTTTTCTATGATCTTCACATCCATTTTGTAAGGctatgattggatggttggaatggTCTGATAGGCATGATTGTTCCATGGTGCACCATGAAATGTACACTAGACCTAATGAACAATCCAGATAGGTTGATTGGACTGTTCAAGTGTCTTGCTGATTGTGACTACGTGGTAAGTTACCATGCAGTCAACTACATGTGTCAACACTagaaagctgtgtgggccctactgtgatcTGTGTATGATGTCCAAAAGCTGTGGGCCCTACTggatttgtgtgggccacacaacatacaaaagttgagaggggttacccacaaatccagcccatccattgtgtgtgtcccacttggatgaggggtcagaccaagtttcagctgcatccaaaactcaggtgggccccaccaagtgattttatatgttttcggAATGTCTTCAcgtagttttagatggtatggcccacctaagtaccgtatatggcttatttttgggatatcccataacctaaaggagacccatcaaatgcatggtgttgatgtttgacacacatcacggtggggcccacacagctcgacctcatgggaagttcccatgaggtcgaccttatagtaccatttccctacacACATACATATAGAAAACTTAAAATTTGATGGGATTGGTCAAAAGTAGGGCgcaatggaagagagagagagagagagagagagagagagagagaaggaaatacATGACAAGCATTCGTGCAGTCCATGACTGGCCAATTGGCACTAAAACAGCCATACTGATTTTGAATTTGACTGAATACAGAATCAAACACAGCCATCCGGAGATAATTCAGGATACACTCTTTGATAGTTCATATCTTGCTTACAGTGCTACAGTACTGGGATAGTAAGACTCAGCCTTATGTATCATATCTATTTCAATTTAAAAATTCTTTATATGATAAGTGAAAGCCTGAGAATATATTCAAGATATAGAATCTATGTAGCTATTTCCCAATATCTTTTTAGGTCCCTGCAGGTGTGAGAGCATGCCACTATCATGTGGACAACTCATCCATGTCATCTTTTAAAGAAAATATGCACAGGAGCTTCTTACCCACAAAGTAGCACTCACACATACCAACACCATTCATCCAAGAGCTGAATGGTCGCATATTTCTCTTCATCTGTTTTTGATGTGCTGAATAATCCCAGAAAGAGGACCGTCCCTCTTTGTTCTGCTTTGTTTTCAGGCTAGATGATATTTCATTGTCCCTTTCTCTCTTGTAGTTTTGTTCCTTTTTAATTTCAATAAATTGTTTGCTGACtctaaaaaaaatatcaaaaatcaGCTGTCTGAAACAATTGCTGAATTAGTGGTAAATGTGGTGTGTGCTATTTTTTTACTATGCTTCCCTTGGTTTGTCTCTTGAATCTAGTGAAACTGTACAATCAGGCACAAACAGCTTGTACACCAAAATGAAGTACTGGACATGCATACAATGCATTCACAAAGAATCCTTAACCAGGTTGGGGGATCACTGCCAAACATTAATTCTCATACTTGCATACTGTTAATACTGTTAATGAGTTCTTGTTGTACACAAAGTAAAAAATGTAATTCAACCCTGCACATACAAATATTTTGGGGGGGTGGTGTTTGATCTGATTTTTCGATGTGAGTAATGATGTCCAATGCTCTGACAGTCCAAAGCCAACTCAGATGATTAGCTGCATGTTACTTCCGTTTTACTAATAAAGTAAAAAAGGTAGCATCAACCTGCCAATAAAAAAGAGGACAGCATCGACCTATTATTCTATCATCGCATCAGTAAAACTCTGGTTCTGGTTTAAGCTAGTAATCAGGAAAACATTCCTATTTCAATCAGAAATGTGTGCTGGTTGGATGAGTCACCCAACAAACTTCAATAAGACAAAGTGGTCTCCAGATACAGGACAGTAAAGGCAAaagataaaatataaaaataagaaaccaAAAatctcaattctaaagtaaccataTAATTAGTACCTTTCTGCTCCCAGTCAACCCCGCATCGTGCACAATGCAACATATCAAAGGAAAGAGATGGATATGGCAATTGTTTTGATGTAAAAGAACCGATCATTGCAGGAAGTCCTCTTTCAAGAGTTAGTTGAACTTGACTGCCCGAGATCTCATAATTTGCTATGCACATGGTCAACAACTGCTTAGAGAAGAGGTGCGCTCCAAAACTACCATAACCACATCCAATGTCTAAGACAGTTCTAACCTGAAAAGGTAAAGAAGAAAATCAGACAAATTCTGGCTATGAAAAGGCACAATAAAAAAGAGATCATAATAGTTACACCTTCAATTGTCCAGAATTAGTAAATGATTAGATAAATCAGACACCAATAGTTTTCAAAAATCTGCCTTTAAAAAAATAGCTTTCAAAAATCTGGACCATCATTAAAAAACAAAGCAGTGTTAAGTCCATGTCAACAGTTTGACTAGGCAAGGGAATGACCAGAGTCCTCATCAAGACACAATCCAACCTGAATctgagttcaactacatcaaatTGCATGGTATCATATGCATTATTGAAAATCTAATTCATTTTCATCTGCGTCATCAACAACAACATTTTTCTTGATAAATACATTAACAAcaaaagcataattaaacaagtgcgccACACACACAGACGCACGCACCATCTTATTCAATGCACTTTATGCACATCCAAAGTAATTAGTATCACATATAAAAATTAAAGGGTCATTAAACAAATTAGATTTGTACACATATTATAGAAAACATCCAGACATAATTACAAATTTAATTGAATACACTCTCTACAGCATATGATGGATTATCAAAAAGCACatgtagtagtagtagtagtaataataataatatatgtatgtatgtatgtatataaccCTGATGTGATGTGATACTCTTCAAACATTTCCTAGGTTGCACGAGTTAGATTTGTGCATGACTAGGTACAAGTCTACAGTCAATGACAGATTGTCAAATAGCGCAATTACAAATATATACCTTAATATGCTGCATTACTTTTCAAGTATTTCTTAAGTGAGTCAGCTTTGTTTGTGACTACAAAATTCATGACCTGGCCCCAAGTTAAGACTTGACGCCTCCAACCAACGGACCTTGATCTGCCTAATGGCTAAACCCTGGACAAAAGCAGCTCCAAGGACAAAGCAGGAGCAAagttgtaacaaccctaaattttggtacattataaatttttttaaaaaaaactaaataaaatatttaaagattttatttttaaataaaaaaataagaataagttaatagttgagttggtagagatactcttagttgagagagaggtttagggatcaattcttgaagtagtaataataattttttatcaaatatcattaaaaaaaattcaaattcaggataaaggaggatgtgctcatcctatcttatgagaattttatttaaaaagggatacggaaggtttttgcattaaaaaaataaaaataaaataataaaaaaagaagataggaagccctaaagtaaaaggaagaggaaattctaagaGGACTTGATCAggtacaaatttttttttaattttttattatgttattaatttcttcttaatctatacaatggatgatgtggatcatccacatgatcattgtatgagtATGTAGAGACAATTTTAACCAAGTGATGCTTTATGATTTTAGATCTGTTCAGtattattttaggaataaatttaatGAGTGCAATC contains:
- the LOC131233846 gene encoding probable pectin methyltransferase QUA2, whose translation is MSRPLHRGGPGGRISEISRDSWDSQRKDRIDKEDTDRSRSPHSHSYLSLRFLASLFFPDNHSSKWPSIENGFGSDYTNFAAPRSRQNFILLFLKFSLVLVVIFAISGSLWWTISISASSRGNIFRGYRRLQEQLITDLADIGVLSLGLAKLKEVEICPEEYENYVPCFNVSENRALGYSDGNEYDRLCLRGSIQGCLVPPPKNYKIPLRWPTGRDLIWIANVKITAQAVLSSGSFTKRMMMLEEDQISFHSDSIMVDGIEDYSHQIAEMIGLRNEANFLDAGVRTVLDIGCGYGSFGAHLFSKQLLTMCIANYEISGSQVQLTLERGLPAMIGSFTSKQLPYPSLSFDMLHCARCGVDWEQKDGLFLLEVDRVLKPGGYFVWTSPLANTPKSLRDVESQKKWALIRDFAENICWSMLSQQDETVIWKKTSKRDCYASRKSGVGPSICSKGHDVETPYYRPLELCIGGTQGGRWIPIEGRTTWPSRAKLNSSELDIYGVHSDDFAEDALKWDSVIRNYWSLLSPLIFSDHPKRPGDEDPSPPFNMLRNVLDMNARFGGLNAALLDAGKTVWVMNVVPTNGPNYLPLILDRGFVGVLHDWCEAFPTYPRTYDMVHAEGLLSLETGQQRRCTMYDLFLEMDRILRPEGWIILHDTAPLIEAARALATQLKWDARMVQIESNSDERLLICQKPFIKKQQK